In the Manis javanica isolate MJ-LG chromosome 12, MJ_LKY, whole genome shotgun sequence genome, one interval contains:
- the OBSL1 gene encoding obscurin-like protein 1 isoform X9, with product MKAGSGDQGSPPCFLRFPRPVRVVSGGEAELKCVVLGEPPPTVVWEKGGQQLAASERLSFPADGAEHGLLLSSALPTDAGVYVCRARNAAGEAYAAAAVTVLEPLAPEPEPQPAERPLPPPGAGEGAPVFLTGPQSQWVLRGAEVVLTCQVGGLPAPILYWEKDGMALDEVWDSSHFALEPGRAEGGPGASLALRILAARLPDSGVYVCHARNAHGHTQAGALLQVNQPPESPPCDPDEASKPVVEPLKCAPKTFWVNEGKHAKFRCYVMGKPEPEIEWHWESRLLLPDRRRLMYRDRDGGFVLKVLYCQAKDRGLYVCAARNSAGQTLSAVQLHVKEPRLRFTRPLQDVEGREHGIAVLECKVPNSRIPTAWFREDQRLLPCRKYEQIEEGAVRRLVIHRLKADDDGVYLCEMRGRVRTVANVTVKGPILKRLPRKLDVLEGENAVLLVETREADVQGHWSRDGEELPTTCQSSSGHMHALVLPAVTREDAGEVTFSLGNSRTTTLLRVKCIKHSPPGPPVLAEMFKGHKNTVLLTWKPPEPAPETPFIYRLERQELGSEDWVQCFSIEKAGAVEVPGDCVPSEGDYRFRVCTVSEHGRSPHVVFHGSAHLVPTARLVSGLEDVQVYNGEDAVFSLDLSTIIQGTWFLNGEELKSNEPEGQMGPGALRYRMEQKGLQHRLILQAVKHQDSGALVGFSCPGVQDSAALTIQESPVHILSPQDKVVLTFTTSEPVVLICELSRVDFPASWYKDGQKVEESESLVVKMDGRKHRLILPAAEVQDSGEFECRTEGISAFFSVTVRDPPVHILDPQEHVFVHAITSECVMLTCEVDREDAPVHWYKDGQEVEENDFVVLEDEGPRHRLVLPTAQPPDGGEFQCVAGDERACFTVTITDVSSWIVYPSGKVYVAAVRLERVVLTCELCRPWAEVRWTKDGEEVLESPALLLQKEDTVRRLVLPAVQLEDSGEYLCEIDDESASFTVTVTESYQSQDSPNNNPELCVLLKKPKTRRLWSRFPPWRRTAGTE from the exons ATGAAGGCAGGCTCGGGGGATCAGGGGAGCCCCCCGTGCTTCCTGCGCTTCCCGCGGCCCGTGCGGGTGGTAAGTGGCGGTGAGGCCGAGCTCAAGTGCGTGGTCCTGGGGGAGCCGCCTCCCACTGTCGTGTGGGAGAAGGGCGGGCAGCAGCTGGCGGCCTCGGAGCGACTGAGCTTCCCGGCGGACGGCGCCGAGCACGGCCTGCTGCTGAGCAGCGCGCTGCCCACCGACGCGGGGGTCTACGTGTGTCGCGCTCGCAACGCGGCCGGAGAGGCCTACGCGGCAGCCGCCGTCACCGTGCTGGAGCCGCTGGCCCCTGAGCCCGAGCCCCAGCCCGCTGAGCGCCCGCTGCCCCCACCTGGGGCCGGGGAGGGCGCCCCGGTATTCCTAACAGGGCCTCAGTCCCAGTGGGTGCTGCGGGGGGCGGAGGTGGTGCTGACGTGCCAGGTGGGGGGCCTCCCGGCGCCCATCCTGTACTGGGAGAAGGATGGGATGGCCCTGGACGAAGTGTGGGACAGCAGTCACTTCGCTCTCGAGCCGGGCCGCGCCGAGGGCGGCCCGGGAGCGAGCCTGGCGCTGCGCATCCTGGCGGCGCGGTTGCCCGACTCGGGCGTCTACGTATGCCACGCGCGCAACGCGCACGGCCACACGCAGGCCGGCGCGCTGCTCCAGGTGAACCAGCCCCCCGaaagccctccctgtgaccccgaCGAGGCCTCCAAGCCCGTGGTGGAGCCGCTCAAGTGCGCGCCCAAGACCTTCTGGGTGAACGAGGGCAAGCACGCCAAGTTCCGCTGCTACGTGATGGGCAAGCCCGAGCCCGAGATCGAATGGCACTGGGAGAGCCGCCTGCTGCTCCCCGATCGCCGCCGCCTCATGTACCGCGACCGCGACGGCGGCTTTGTGCTCAAGGTGCTCTACTGCCAGGCCAAGGACCGCGGGCTCTACGTGTGCGCGGCGCGCAACTCGGCGGGCCAGACGCTCAGTGCTGTGCAGCTGCATGTCAAAG AGCCCCGCCTCCGCTTCACAAGGCCCCTGCAAGATGTGGAGGGCCGGGAGCATGGAATTGCCGTGCTGGAGTGTAAAGTACCCAACTCACGCATCCCCACGGCCTGGTTCCGTGAGGACCAGCGGCTGCTCCCCTGCCGCAAGTATGAGCAGATAGAGGAGGGCGCAGTGCGGCGCCTCGTCATCCACAGGCTGAAGGCGGATGACGACGGTGTCTACCTGTGCGAGATGCGGGGCCGGGTGCGCACCGTGGCCAATGTGACAGTCAAAG GGCCCATCCTGAAGCGGCTGCCCCGGAAGCTTGATGTCCTGGAGGGAGAGAATGCTGTGCTGCTGGTGGAGACACGAGAGGCTGATGTCCAGGGACACTGGAGCCGTGATGGGGAGGAGTTGCCTACCACATGCCAGAGCAGCTCGGGTCACATGCATGCTCTGGTCCTTCCAGCGGTCACCCGAGAAGATGCCGGCGAGGTCACCTTTAGCCTGGGCAACTCCCGTACCACCACTCTGCTCAGAGTCAAAT GCATCAAGCACAGCCCCCCGGGACCCCCCGTGTTGGCAGAGATGTTTAAGGGCCACAAGAACACTGTCCTGCTTACCTGGAAGCCTCCTGAGCCAGCTCCTGAGACCCCCTTCATCTACCGGCTGGAGCGGCAGGAGTTGGGCTCGGAAGACTGGGTCCAGTGCTTCAGCATTGAGAAGGCTGGAGCTGTGGAGGTGCCGGGAGACTGTGTGCCCTCCGAGGGTGACTACCGCTTCCGCGTCTGCACAGTCAGTGAACATGGCCGCAGTCCCCACGTTGTGTTCCATGGGTCTGCTCACCTTG TGCCCACAGCTCGCCTGGTGTCAGGTCTGGAGGATGTGcaggtatacaatggggaagatgCTGTTTTCTCCCTCGATCTCTCCACCATCATCCAGGGCACCTGGTTCCTTAATGGGGAAGAGCTCAAGAGTAATGAGCCAGAGGGCCAGATGGGCCCTGGAGCCCTGCGATACCGTATGGAGCAGAAGGGCCTGCAGCACAGACTCATCCTGCAAGCCGTTAAGCACCAGGACAGTGGGGCCCTGGTCGGCTTCAGCTGCCCCGGGGTGCAGGACTCAGCTGCCCTCACCATCCAAG AGAGCCCCGTGCACATCCTGAGTCCCCAGGACAAGGTGGTGTTGACCTTTACAACCTCAGAGCCGGTGGTACTAATCTGTGAGCTCTCGCGGGTGGACTTCCCGGCAAGCTGGTACAAGGATGGGCAGAAGGTAGAGGAGAGCGAGTCACTGGTGGTGAAGATGGATGGACGCAAACACCGCCTGATCCTGCCTGCAGCCGAAGTCCAGGACAGTGGCGAGTTTGAGTGCAGAACAGAAGGGATCTCGGCCTTCTTCAGTGTCACTGTCCGAG ATCCCCCAGTGCACATCCTGGATCCCCAGGAGCATGTGTTTGTGCACGCCATAACCTCTGAGTGTGTCATGCTGACGTGTGAGGTAGACCGAGAGGACGCCCCTGTGCACTGGTACAAGGATgggcaggaggtggaggagaATGACTTCGTGGTGCTGGAAGACGAAGGGCCCCGCCACCGCCTGGTGCTGCCCACTGCCCAGCCTCCAGATGGGGGCGAGTTTCAGTGCGTCGCTGGAGATGAGCGTGCCTGCTTCACTGTCACCATCACAG ATGTCTCCTCGTGGATCGTGTACCCCAGCGGCAAGGTGTATGTGGCCGCTGTGCGCCTGGAGCGCGTGGTGCTGACCTGTGAGTTGTGCCGGCCCTGGGCCGAAGTGCGCTGGACCAAGGATGGGGAAGAGGTGCTGGAGAGCCCGGCGTTGCTCCTGCAGAAGGAGGACACTGTCCGCCGCTTAGTGTTACCTGCTGTCCAGCTCGAGGACTCCGGCGAGTACTTGTGTGAAATCGATGACGAGTCAGCCTCCTTCACTGTCACTGTCACAG AGTCTTACCAAAGTCAGGACAGTCCAAATAACAATCCGGAGTTATGCGTCCTCTTGAAAAAGCCGAAGACCCGGCGACTCTGGTCCCGCTTCCCCCCATGGCGACGAACAGCTGGCACTGAGTAG